A genomic window from Microbacterium sp. H1-D42 includes:
- a CDS encoding branched-chain amino acid ABC transporter permease yields the protein MSTLILTLIIGLGLGALYFLVASGLSLIYGLMHVLNFAHGAFLTLSAFVGWAVAQAVGVDSWSGFLLSILVGALVGAVFAALTELLLIRPLYERHIEQVLVTVGLSFAAIALFEGIWGTDPVNVRGPVWLRQTTDVLGASIPNKYWVLIVAAALVLAGLVLFLKKTRYGMIIRAGVENRAMVTALGIDVRRSFTLVFAIGGAAAGIGGVLAMHAMTYVSAHLGSTLLIFAFIVTVVGGLGSLTGAAVASVLVAVLQQVANTYLGGTGDFIVVILLAVVLLVRPAGLMGKKA from the coding sequence ATGAGCACTCTGATCCTCACCCTCATCATCGGGCTCGGGCTCGGTGCGCTGTACTTCCTCGTGGCCAGCGGCCTGAGCCTGATCTACGGCCTCATGCACGTGCTGAACTTCGCGCACGGTGCCTTCCTCACGCTCAGCGCCTTCGTCGGCTGGGCCGTCGCCCAGGCGGTCGGCGTCGACAGCTGGAGCGGATTCCTGCTGTCGATCCTGGTCGGAGCGCTCGTCGGCGCGGTGTTCGCCGCCCTCACCGAGCTGCTGCTCATCCGGCCGCTGTACGAACGCCACATCGAGCAGGTGCTGGTCACCGTGGGGCTCTCGTTCGCCGCCATCGCACTGTTCGAGGGCATCTGGGGCACGGACCCGGTGAACGTTCGCGGCCCCGTCTGGCTGCGCCAGACCACCGATGTGCTCGGCGCCAGCATCCCGAACAAGTACTGGGTGCTGATCGTCGCCGCCGCCCTCGTGCTCGCAGGTCTCGTGCTGTTCCTGAAGAAGACGCGCTACGGCATGATCATCCGCGCCGGCGTCGAGAACCGCGCCATGGTCACCGCCCTTGGCATCGACGTGCGCCGCTCGTTCACGCTGGTGTTCGCGATCGGCGGCGCGGCCGCGGGCATCGGCGGAGTGCTCGCGATGCACGCGATGACGTACGTGTCGGCGCACCTCGGCTCGACGCTGCTGATCTTCGCGTTCATCGTCACCGTCGTCGGCGGTCTCGGATCGCTCACGGGTGCCGCTGTCGCCTCGGTGCTGGTCGCCGTACTGCAGCAGGTCGCCAACACCTATCTCGGCGGCACCGGCGACTTCATCGTCGTCATCCTGCTCGCCGTCGTGCTGCTGGTGCGCCCAGCCGGTCTCATGGGAAAGAAGGCCTGA
- a CDS encoding ABC transporter ATP-binding protein gives MSAPILQVRNLRASIAGQQVVEDVTFDVPATGITAVLGRNGAGKTSTLRGILGLISRKGEVLLEGERIDNLSTHRIVQRGVGYVPEDREVFAGLTVAENLALAERQRIPRREFVDALFPDLVARREQRAGTLSGGQQQMVSVARALLNDNRLILVDEPTKGLAPKIVTEVSDALAEAAQTVPMLLVEQNLDVVRRLADQAIVIAGGRVVHTGRAVDILDDADLTRRLLGVSAEEHV, from the coding sequence GTGAGCGCCCCCATCCTGCAGGTGCGGAACCTGCGCGCATCCATCGCCGGACAGCAGGTCGTCGAGGACGTCACCTTCGACGTGCCCGCCACAGGCATCACCGCGGTGCTCGGTCGCAACGGCGCGGGGAAGACCTCCACGCTGCGCGGCATCCTCGGACTCATCTCCCGCAAGGGTGAGGTGCTGCTGGAAGGCGAGCGCATCGACAACCTCAGCACCCACCGCATCGTGCAGCGCGGCGTCGGCTACGTGCCGGAGGACCGCGAGGTCTTCGCCGGGCTGACCGTCGCCGAGAACCTCGCGCTCGCAGAGCGTCAGCGCATCCCGCGTCGTGAATTCGTCGATGCGCTGTTCCCCGACCTCGTCGCCCGCCGCGAGCAGCGTGCCGGCACCCTCTCCGGCGGTCAGCAGCAGATGGTGTCGGTCGCGCGGGCGCTGCTCAACGACAATCGGCTGATCCTCGTGGATGAGCCGACGAAGGGCCTCGCGCCGAAGATCGTCACCGAAGTGTCGGATGCCCTCGCCGAGGCGGCGCAGACCGTGCCGATGCTGCTCGTGGAGCAGAACCTCGACGTCGTCCGGCGCCTCGCAGACCAGGCGATCGTCATCGCCGGTGGCCGCGTCGTGCACACCGGCCGCGCCGTCGACATCCTCGACGACGCCGACCTGACCAGGCGCCTGCTCGGCGTCAGTGCGGAGGAGCACGTATGA
- a CDS encoding ABC transporter ATP-binding protein: MNTPAPPATGASLRIEGLGLDIGGATILKDVDLTVEPGALVGVIGPNGAGKTTLFNAVSGVIRPTAGRILMDDVDITRTSVPQRARAGLGRTFQTSSLFPQLTVHENVRIAVQAAQGGSYSLLRFPKKSDAVSIRAEELLRSVRLGHRLDARAGDISHGDKRKLEIAVLLATRSRLVLLDEPMAGVASGDVAGLVDSIRGLQAETGCTVLMVEHHIEVLMGLVDLVAVMYFGSIIAVDTPHRIMENATVQSAYLGTSA, translated from the coding sequence ATGAACACCCCAGCCCCGCCCGCCACCGGCGCATCGCTGCGGATCGAGGGTCTCGGACTCGACATCGGGGGAGCGACGATCCTGAAGGACGTCGACCTCACCGTCGAGCCAGGAGCCCTGGTCGGAGTGATCGGCCCGAACGGCGCAGGCAAGACCACGCTGTTCAACGCCGTCTCGGGTGTGATCCGGCCGACCGCCGGGCGCATCCTGATGGACGACGTGGACATCACCCGCACCAGCGTGCCGCAGCGCGCCAGGGCGGGGCTGGGGAGGACATTCCAGACGTCCAGTCTGTTCCCGCAGCTCACCGTGCATGAGAACGTGCGCATCGCGGTGCAGGCGGCGCAGGGCGGCAGTTACTCGCTGCTGCGCTTCCCGAAGAAGTCGGATGCTGTCAGCATCCGCGCCGAGGAGCTGCTGCGTTCCGTCAGACTCGGACACCGACTGGATGCCCGTGCGGGCGACATCAGCCACGGCGACAAGCGCAAGCTCGAGATCGCCGTGCTGCTGGCCACCCGTTCGCGCCTCGTGCTGCTCGATGAGCCGATGGCCGGTGTCGCCTCCGGCGACGTCGCAGGGCTCGTCGACAGCATCCGAGGACTGCAGGCCGAGACCGGCTGCACCGTGCTGATGGTCGAACACCACATCGAAGTGCTGATGGGACTCGTCGACCTCGTCGCCGTGATGTACTTCGGCAGCATCATTGCCGTCGACACCCCGCATCGGATCATGGAGAACGCCACCGTGCAGAGCGCTTACCTGGGGACGAGTGCGTGA
- a CDS encoding substrate-binding domain-containing protein, giving the protein MRVTKKLLLGSVLVTAALVMSACAPQPDAGAGDAGDAGPSEVRVGVITSETGPLAGYGKQYLDAFAAGLDYATDGTGEVDGTKIVIENRDDAGDPDTAVTAAKELIGDGVNILMGSASSGVALAVAEQAAQNKVLFISGPAAADAITDINDYTFRSGRQSAQDVATAGTFLDDIEGKKIAVFAQNNAFGQGNVAAVEAILGGKGATVEPVLVAEDVTEFTPFAQQVLSAQPDLVFVAWAGATSGAMWQAMSQQGVLDDIPVVTGLGDSATFGAYGVASEKINFLNHYFGGAPDNEVNTAMIAALEKAGAEPDLFSPDGFNAAIMLVQAVKEGKGDVDAMVAALEGFEFEGPKGTNTVRAEDHALLQDMYQAKLVADGDTFAPELVATVPAADVAP; this is encoded by the coding sequence ATGCGGGTTACGAAGAAGTTGCTCCTGGGCTCGGTGCTCGTCACCGCGGCCCTTGTCATGTCGGCATGTGCGCCGCAGCCTGATGCCGGTGCCGGCGATGCAGGCGATGCCGGTCCCTCCGAAGTGCGCGTCGGTGTGATCACCAGTGAGACCGGCCCGCTGGCCGGCTACGGCAAGCAGTACCTCGACGCGTTCGCGGCAGGGCTGGACTACGCCACCGACGGCACCGGCGAGGTGGACGGCACCAAGATCGTCATCGAGAACCGCGACGACGCCGGTGACCCCGACACCGCTGTCACCGCCGCCAAGGAGCTCATCGGCGACGGAGTGAACATCCTGATGGGCAGCGCCTCTTCCGGTGTCGCGCTCGCCGTGGCCGAGCAGGCCGCACAGAACAAGGTGCTCTTCATCTCGGGCCCCGCTGCCGCAGACGCGATCACCGACATCAACGACTACACCTTCCGCTCCGGACGCCAGTCCGCACAGGACGTCGCGACGGCCGGTACGTTCCTCGACGACATCGAGGGCAAGAAGATCGCCGTCTTCGCGCAGAACAACGCATTCGGCCAGGGCAACGTCGCGGCCGTCGAGGCGATCCTCGGTGGCAAGGGCGCCACGGTCGAGCCCGTGCTCGTCGCCGAGGACGTCACCGAGTTCACCCCCTTCGCCCAGCAGGTGCTCTCTGCCCAGCCCGACCTCGTGTTCGTGGCGTGGGCCGGGGCCACCTCCGGTGCGATGTGGCAGGCCATGAGCCAGCAGGGCGTGCTCGATGACATCCCCGTCGTGACCGGACTCGGCGACAGCGCCACCTTCGGCGCCTACGGCGTGGCCTCGGAGAAGATCAACTTCCTGAACCACTACTTCGGCGGAGCTCCGGACAACGAGGTGAACACCGCCATGATCGCGGCGCTCGAGAAGGCCGGAGCCGAACCCGACCTGTTCAGCCCCGACGGCTTCAACGCCGCGATCATGCTCGTGCAGGCGGTCAAGGAAGGGAAGGGCGACGTCGACGCGATGGTCGCGGCCCTCGAGGGCTTCGAGTTCGAGGGCCCGAAGGGCACCAACACGGTGCGCGCCGAGGACCACGCGCTGCTGCAGGACATGTACCAGGCGAAGCTCGTCGCGGACGGTGACACGTTCGCACCCGAGCTGGTCGCGACCGTCCCCGCCGCCGACGTCGCTCCCTGA